A DNA window from Hydractinia symbiolongicarpus strain clone_291-10 chromosome 6, HSymV2.1, whole genome shotgun sequence contains the following coding sequences:
- the LOC130647836 gene encoding uncharacterized protein LOC130647836, whose product MAAAKEDFLYGEDLNAILEAIDEDILLSNSDFDVELTTVVNDIPEEDTKVTFSCSLCPKVCVSKRGLTRHTNAKHSDHDKGDSAGSGERDFKEAEKMLHPLYFKKYMEEAVSKLAGDECYPSEITNEFKMFKVGGLDNVLPSYALVKDLI is encoded by the coding sequence ATGGCTGCGGCGAAGGAAGATTTCCTTTATGGTGAAGACCTTAATGCTATATTGGAGGCTATAGATGAAGACATTTTGCTAAGTAATTCAGATTTTGACGTGGAACTAACCACAGTTGTTAACGACATACCGGAGGAGGACACAAAAGTCACCTTTAGCTGTAGTTTGTGTCCTAAAGTTTGTGTTTCTAAAAGAGGATTAACACGCCACACCAACGCGAAACATAGTGACCACGACAAAGGTGACTCTGCAGGATCGGGTGAGAGAGATTTCAAGGAAGCTGAGAAGATGTTACATccattgtattttaaaaaatatatggaaGAAGCTGTTTCAAAATTGGCTGGTGATGAATGTTACCCATCAGAAATCACCAATGAATTTAAAATGTTCAAAGTTGGTGGCCTAGACAATGTTTTACCGTCTTATGCTCTTGTGAAAGACCTTATATAA